GTCGCGGGCGCGGACCTCGTCCCGGAACAACGCGACCGCTTCGCCGAGGAGTACGGCGCGCGGACGTACGAGACTCACGACGAGCTCGTCGCCGACGACGCGGTCGACGCCGTCATCGTGACGACGCCCAACCGGTTCCACGAACCGATCGCGGCCGCAGCCCTCGAGCGAGATCTGGACGTTCTCGTCGAGAAACCGCTCGCGCACACGTTGGAAAGTGCCGAGCGGATCGCGGAGGCCGCGGCCCGATCGGCGGGGATCTGTATGGTCGGGTTCCACAACCGACACGCCGCGTCGATGGCCATGTTCGACGAGCAACACGCGCGCGGCCGTTTCGGCGACCTCACACACGTCGAAGCCAACTACGTCCGTCGGCGCGGCGTTCCCGGCCCCGGCTCGTGGTTCACCGACCCCGAACTCGCTGGCGGCGGCTCCCTGCTCGACATCGGCGTTCACGCCCTCGACCTCGCACTCTACGCGCTCGACTTCCCCGAGATCGTCGAAGTGAGCGGCGTCTCGCGGACGACCTTCGGCACCAGCGAGGAGTACGCCGACCCCGACGGGTTCGGCGACAACTGGGACGCCGAGGCGGAGACCTACGAGGTCGACGACTCCGTCAGCGCCTTCATCCGCTGTGCCGACGGGCAGACCATCTCGCTCGAGGCCGCGTGGGCGACCAATCGCGAGGAGAGCATGGATTTCCGCGTGCGCGGCACCGAGGCGGGTGCCCAGTTCGACATCGGCGACACCGACCTGCGGATCCTCGAAGCCGGAACGGCCGGCTGCGATCACTACACCAACGTCGACATGACCGGCGACGCCGCTGTGACCGGCTACGGCGAACAGGACGAACAGTTCCTCGAGGCGATCGCGACGGCCGGTGCCCCGGAAACGAACACGGTCGAGGAAGCGCTGACGGTCCAGCGCGTCATCGACGCGATCTACCGCTCGAGCGAGTCCGGCCGGGCGACGACGCTCGCTGACTCCCGTATCAGCGAGGCCCAACTCGAGCAGGCGGCGCGGCTCGACTGACTGACTCGATATTTTTGCGTTCGGTTCTCGTCTGTGACGGATCGGGATCAGTTGAGATAGCGGTCGCGCTGTTCGTGTCGATGTCTCACGACGGAACGGCGATGGATTCCGAGACGGAGCGAGAGCCTTGCCAGTCCTACCGGTGTCGAGTCCTGAGAAAACCGCAAAACCCGATCGTTTCGTTCGCCGCCCGATCTAGAGGACGTCGTCGAAGTCGTGGTGGCCGTGGATGTCGACGCCCTCGCCGGTGATCTCCGCGAGGAAGACGCCGTTCCCGGAGCCGGTGTCGCGCTCGACGGCGGACTTGATGCCGCGAGCCGCGACGGTCTTCGCTTCCTCGTTGGACATGTCCGGCTCGTAGGCCTGCTCGAGGTGGCCGTAGGCGAGTTGCATCCCGCTGCCGGTGACGGTGTAGTCGTCGCCCATGACCCCGCCGGCGGGATCGATGCTGTAGACGTGGCTGCCCTCGTCGTCGACGCCGCCGAGGATCGGGTGGATGGCGAAGAACGGGCCACCGCGGGCGAAGTTACCTGCGAGCGTCGCCAGCGCGTCGATACTCATGTTCTCTCCGCGACGGGCCTCGTAGAGGTTGACTTCGGCGCGAAGCGTCGAGATGAACGACTGGGCACCGCCGACGCTGCCGACGAGAGTGAGCGCGCCGGTGGGGTGGATCTGCTCGACCTTCTGGACGTTCTTGTTCGAGACGAATCGGCCGCCGAGGCTGGCGCGCATGTCCGTCGCGATGATGACGCCGTCGGCGGTGGAGATACCGATCGTCGTCGTTCCGGTCTTGTTGACGTTGTCCAGATCGGCCCGGCTCATATCGTTTTCCGGCATCGATCCGACTTCCGGCTCGTAGGGGTTCGGATCGTCGGCCAACTTGTCGACCGTCCGAGAGAAGTCCGAGTCGTGTGTGGGCGTATGCATTGATCGAAGGTTACGACCGGGACGGTATAAAACACCGGCGGTCACCGCCCTCGTTTCCGCTTCCGCGGACCCGGAATCGAGACGGGTCGAACGGCGAGCCATCGGTGCTCGAGCGGCGGACAGTTCGACGCGCTGCGGGTCGGTTCCGGGGCTCGCCGGTTCGGCGGTTCGGTCCGTGATCGACCGGCTCGGCGGCCCGGCGGCTCGTCGGTCGACGGACGGCAAAACCAGGCGGCGTCTACGGCTCGATCAGTGCTGTGCGGACTCGTAGGCCGCTTCGACGTTGGCGAGGACGCGGTGGACCGGGATGGTGAGTCCGGCTTGCCGGGCGGCAATGGCGAGTGGCATCGCGGCGATACCGAGCATAATGCACAGCTGGTACAGTGCGAACAGGGTCGCGTGGTACACGCGGGATATCATCGACGTTCACCGATGCCCAGACGGAGGGTATATATAAACTTTCCCCCAGATCTCCCATTCATAATGGTCGTTCGTGTTCCACCGGGTCGCCGCTTGCATGCGATTCAAACTCACTTTCAATGGGAACAACTCGAGACGTACCCAGACCGATCTATGGCTATGGCGGGGGGAATCGATGGGGTGATTTCGCGTAAGTTATGGGAATCATCTGATTCGCGTACGCACCTCGTGAGCGCCAGTGCGTCGCGAGTGAGCGTGTCACGCGATGGCTCGATGGAACGATTACCACCGACGAACCGCAAAGCAGGAAACCCCCCGGACCGACGAACCCGTATGGGCAATTATCTCGTCGCGATGGAAGCGGCATGGCTCGTTCGTGACGTCGATGCGATCGACGACGCGATCGGCGTCGCCGTTAGCGAAGCCGGGAAGCGACTCAACAGCGAAGACATGGACTACGTCGAGGTCGAGGTCGGCGCGACGGGCTGTCCGGCCTGTGGCGAACCGTTCGACTCCGCCTTCATCGCGGCCGACACCGCGCTCGTGGGCCTCGCACTCGAGATGGAGGTCTTCAACGCCGACGGAGAGGAACACGCCTCGCGAATCGCAAAGAGCGAGGTCGGCGGCGCGCTGCGCGACGTGCCGCTGTCGGTCGTCGATATCATCGAGACGGAAACGGAAGACGAGTAAGGCCGCACCGCCGCGTACCCGATTCGTCTTTCGACGCCGTGCCAGTACTCTGAAACCGACCGAGACCGGTAGTCATTTCTCGAGCGATCGGATTCACTACGGGTGCGCGAGCCGTGGCGGTCTGGCGCTGCTCGGCTTCTCCTCTCCGTTCCGGAAGTGAGTGGGGTCTCGGTCCGTCGTCCGATCTGTCACGCGAGTTAGATCCAACCCAAAGTACTTTCTATAACCCGTGGTTATGGACGCGTATGGAACTCCCGACGCCCGCGGATCTCCGTCAGCGCCGTACCGAACTCGGGCTCACCCAGAGCGAACTGGCCGACACGGCCGACGTCTCCCAGCCGCTGATCGCCCGCATCGAAGGCGGCGACGTCGACCCGCGCCTGTCGACGCTCCGGCGGATCGTCAACGCCCTCGAGAAGGCCGAGAGCGACGTCATCCGCGCCGACGATCTGATGAACGAGGCCGTTGTCAGCGTCGCCCCCGGCGATCCCGTCAGTCAGGCCGCCCAGAAGATGGAGGAAGAGGCCTACTCGCAGCTGGCAGTCATTCAGGACGGCATTCCCGTGGGATCGATCAGTCAGGGCGACCTCGTCCACCTCGACTCGGCGGACCGGGACGAACCCGTCGAGGAACACATGAGCGAGAGCTTTCCGACCGTCTCGAAAGACGCTACCCTGGACGAAATCAGCAACCTCCTCGAGCACTACAAGGCCGTGATGATCACCGAAGCCGGCGAGACCGTCGGCATCATCACCGAGGCCGATATCGCGGCGCGGCTGTCCTGATCGAATCGACGCCGGCCGTTCCATCGCGATGGAACGGCAGGTAGAGACGGATTCGATCGGCCACGGGCTTTATTTGACGATGGCTGCATCTCGGAGCAATGGCAGCAGTTGCTGGGACCAAGTGGCGTGCGCTCGTCCTCGTGGGGGTCGCGGAACTGTTCGCGATGACGCTATGGTTCAGCGGGACGGCGGTGGGACCGGAGTTGGCCGAGATGTGGGCCCTCACGCCTGCCGAGACGGCCTGGCTGACCAACGCCGTCCAACTCGGGTTCGTCGTGGGCGCACTCGTTTCGGCCTCGTTGACCATCGCAGACGTCGTCCGACCGCGGTCCCTCTTCGCCGGCTGTGCGTTCGCCGGCGCGGCGTCGACGGCCCTCATCGCGGGAGCCGTCGACAGCGGGTTCCCGGCTATCGTCCTTCGGTTTCTCACCGGCGTCGCGCTAGCAGGAGTCTATCCGACCGGCATGAAGATGATGGCCTCGTGGTTCGTCCGGGGCCGCGGGCTCGCCATCGGCGTCCTCGTCGGCGCGCTCACCGTCGGCTCGGCGTCGCCACACCTCCTCCGGGCCATCGGCGGAATCGGACAGCCCCGACTCGTATTGTACGGGACGGCGGCCATCGCAACGGTAGGCGGGCTCCTCGCGCTGGCGTACGAGGACGGTCCGCATCAACCGGAAACGGCACCCTTCGACCCGAGCGCGATCCGTCGCATCGTCTCCGATCGCGGCGTCGTCCTCGCGAACACCGGGTACTTCGGTCACATGTGGGAACTCTACGCGGTCTGGACGTGGATCCCGGTCTATCTCCTTGCCAGCTTCGAGGCCAGCGGGACGGCGAACCCCGAACAGCGCGCGGCGCTGCTCGCGTTCGGGACGATCGCAATCGGCGGGGTCGGGGCGTGGCTCGCCGGATCGGCCGCCGACCGCGTCGGTCGATCGCTCGTCACCAGCGCGTCGATGATCGTCTCCGGAGCGGCGTGCCTCCTCGCGGGAGTGGTCTACGGCTCCAGTCTCGCCGTGGTGTCCCCCTTCGTGCTCGTCTGGGGCTTCGTCATCGTCGCGGACTCCGCACAGTTCTCGACGGCGGTTTCCGAACTCGCGGACGACAGCTACGTCGGCTCCGCGCTGACGCTCCAGACGGCCGTCGGCTTTCTGATCACCATCGGGTCGATCCAACTCGTCCCAATCGTCCAACGCGTGGTCGGCTGGCAGTGGGCGTTCGCCCCGCTCGCGATCGGACCGCTGATCGGGACGCTCGCCATGCTCAGGCTTCGAACGCTGCCGGAATCGGAGAAGTTGGCCGGCGGCCGAGGATAGTTCGGGTTGCGATTGTGGTTCCGGGCGGTCTCGATCGATCGGTACCCGAACCGCTACTCGAGGTCGGGACGCGGCGCGTTCTCGTATTTGACCATCTTCTCGGGTTTATCGGAAATCGTCTCGTAGATCCGCTGAAGTGTCTCCTCGGCCGCGAGCAGGTTGTGGTTCTCGAGGAATTCGCGTCCCTCATCAGTCAGCCGATAGAATTTCCATGGATACCCCTGCCGACGCTCGTCGTCCGGAAGTTCGACGGCCTCGACGATCCCGGCGTCGATCAGCTTCTGGACGTGCTTGTAGACCGTCGCGTCGCTCACGCTGGGGTTGAGCTGTTCGAGTTCGTACATCGACGGCAGCTCGTCGGGGTGTTGGAGAATATTGGAAAGCAGTGCGAATCGCGTTTCCTGGGTCACGAACCGGACGAGTGCCCGCGTGTTCGCCCCCTCCGGAGTCCCCACGTCAGTGCTCATACCGTCAGCTACGGAGCGTAGCACCAAGTAGTTTACCCTGAAGTAAATTACTCTGCGGTAATCTGCCGGCACCGTCGGACACTATCGGAAACGGAAATCACACGGAAACTACTATCCGCAATTCACGATAATCTCCGGGTATGACAGACGACGATCCACCGGTCCCCGAGGCAGTCCTCACGAGCGCATCGGAGCGACTCGAGGCCGAGGACCTCTCGCTCGCCGATAACGAGGAGATCCTCCACGCGCTGAGCGAGTTACGGCCGGTGTACGAAAGCGACCGGTCGTACTTCGTGCTCGGGAACTACGATCGCGAACCGATCCGCCGACTGAACCTCGTCGTCGATCGGCTGAACCGCCGATCGGACGCCTACGCCTTTCGGATGGTCGACGTCCGCGGCGAGTGGGAGAACGGTATCCAGAAGTTCTGTCTGGTCGCGGATCTCGTCACGCACGTCGTCGGGGTCGCCGAGCGCGAGCCCAGCGGGTTTCTCGTCGAACAGGGGCTGCTCGCGGGCACCGAGGAGTACTTCGAAAAGACGCACGTCCTCAAGCGGGACTATCCGGACGAGGACCGGTCCTACGACTGGATGCAGGACGGCGTCTTCGAGTTGCTCGAGACGGCGGGGCGACTGCACCGATGGGAGACCGAGACGGACCTCGTCGAGGCTGTCGAGGCGCTCCCGTAGTGGCCGACTCGAGCGTTTGTATCATCGTTTCGGACTGTTGAACACGCACTTGCGGCGTTTCGATCCCCCGTCGACGCATATTGCCGAACGCGC
This portion of the Natrinema salinisoli genome encodes:
- a CDS encoding PadR family transcriptional regulator; this translates as MSTDVGTPEGANTRALVRFVTQETRFALLSNILQHPDELPSMYELEQLNPSVSDATVYKHVQKLIDAGIVEAVELPDDERRQGYPWKFYRLTDEGREFLENHNLLAAEETLQRIYETISDKPEKMVKYENAPRPDLE
- a CDS encoding Gfo/Idh/MocA family protein — translated: MIGDGIGVGIVGLGGMGNLHARSVTELGANVVAGADLVPEQRDRFAEEYGARTYETHDELVADDAVDAVIVTTPNRFHEPIAAAALERDLDVLVEKPLAHTLESAERIAEAAARSAGICMVGFHNRHAASMAMFDEQHARGRFGDLTHVEANYVRRRGVPGPGSWFTDPELAGGGSLLDIGVHALDLALYALDFPEIVEVSGVSRTTFGTSEEYADPDGFGDNWDAEAETYEVDDSVSAFIRCADGQTISLEAAWATNREESMDFRVRGTEAGAQFDIGDTDLRILEAGTAGCDHYTNVDMTGDAAVTGYGEQDEQFLEAIATAGAPETNTVEEALTVQRVIDAIYRSSESGRATTLADSRISEAQLEQAARLD
- a CDS encoding DUF555 domain-containing protein gives rise to the protein MGNYLVAMEAAWLVRDVDAIDDAIGVAVSEAGKRLNSEDMDYVEVEVGATGCPACGEPFDSAFIAADTALVGLALEMEVFNADGEEHASRIAKSEVGGALRDVPLSVVDIIETETEDE
- a CDS encoding MFS transporter, translated to MAAVAGTKWRALVLVGVAELFAMTLWFSGTAVGPELAEMWALTPAETAWLTNAVQLGFVVGALVSASLTIADVVRPRSLFAGCAFAGAASTALIAGAVDSGFPAIVLRFLTGVALAGVYPTGMKMMASWFVRGRGLAIGVLVGALTVGSASPHLLRAIGGIGQPRLVLYGTAAIATVGGLLALAYEDGPHQPETAPFDPSAIRRIVSDRGVVLANTGYFGHMWELYAVWTWIPVYLLASFEASGTANPEQRAALLAFGTIAIGGVGAWLAGSAADRVGRSLVTSASMIVSGAACLLAGVVYGSSLAVVSPFVLVWGFVIVADSAQFSTAVSELADDSYVGSALTLQTAVGFLITIGSIQLVPIVQRVVGWQWAFAPLAIGPLIGTLAMLRLRTLPESEKLAGGRG
- the psmB gene encoding archaeal proteasome endopeptidase complex subunit beta, which encodes MHTPTHDSDFSRTVDKLADDPNPYEPEVGSMPENDMSRADLDNVNKTGTTTIGISTADGVIIATDMRASLGGRFVSNKNVQKVEQIHPTGALTLVGSVGGAQSFISTLRAEVNLYEARRGENMSIDALATLAGNFARGGPFFAIHPILGGVDDEGSHVYSIDPAGGVMGDDYTVTGSGMQLAYGHLEQAYEPDMSNEEAKTVAARGIKSAVERDTGSGNGVFLAEITGEGVDIHGHHDFDDVL
- a CDS encoding CBS domain-containing protein, whose protein sequence is MELPTPADLRQRRTELGLTQSELADTADVSQPLIARIEGGDVDPRLSTLRRIVNALEKAESDVIRADDLMNEAVVSVAPGDPVSQAAQKMEEEAYSQLAVIQDGIPVGSISQGDLVHLDSADRDEPVEEHMSESFPTVSKDATLDEISNLLEHYKAVMITEAGETVGIITEADIAARLS